One stretch of Methanobacteriaceae archaeon DNA includes these proteins:
- a CDS encoding universal stress protein: MYKNILLTTDGSKYSKKAGEHAIELAKLIGSNITVLSVIETSYIQTLPEGDLIERMEDVMKKEGQNALDSFTQQLEMHKCNGSCENITLKTELKVGSPSETILETIKEEDIGLVIMGNSGKHGLDRFLLGSVAEKVLRSATCPVLVVR; the protein is encoded by the coding sequence ATGTATAAGAATATACTATTAACCACAGATGGTTCCAAATATTCAAAAAAAGCAGGTGAACATGCGATAGAGCTTGCAAAATTAATTGGTTCAAATATAACTGTTTTGAGTGTAATTGAAACCTCTTACATTCAAACGTTGCCTGAAGGCGACTTGATTGAAAGAATGGAAGATGTAATGAAAAAAGAAGGACAAAATGCCTTGGACAGTTTTACTCAGCAATTAGAAATGCACAAATGCAATGGTTCGTGTGAAAATATAACATTAAAAACCGAACTTAAGGTAGGTAGTCCCTCAGAAACTATTTTAGAAACCATCAAAGAAGAAGATATAGGTCTAGTAATTATGGGAAATTCTGGAAAACATGGTTTAGACCGTTTCTTACTGGGAAGTGTGGCTGAAAAAGTTTTAAGGTCTGCAACATGCCCCGTATTAGTTGTACGTTAA
- a CDS encoding aldo/keto reductase — MQYRNIERNNDEISALGFGAMRLPTKTGRIDKESAKELIYHGIDNGINFIDTAFLYHGGASESFLGEILKDGYREKVKLCTKMPSWFINKYEDMEKYLEIQLEKLQTDYIDYYLIHALGKDSFEKLKDLGVLEFLEDARAKGKIKNIGFSFHDNSEVFKEIVDAYNWDACLIQYNYLDEKNQAGIEGVKYAYSKGIAVFIMEPLKGGILAGDVPEDAQKIWEKADIKRSAAEWALRWVLNHPEVTCVVSGMGELDQLKENIKVAKDTLSDSITADDLKLYDEVKGVYGNLMKIDCTSCGYCMPCPVGVDIPECFSIYNYKYMFKKRGASFMYLQRFGGIFGGDESHAGLCINCGKCVKMCPQKLDIPELLGDVSEELEGRGFKYKVKFMGNVAMPLIKLFYH; from the coding sequence ATGCAATATAGGAACATTGAAAGAAACAATGATGAAATTTCAGCACTTGGATTCGGTGCTATGAGGCTTCCAACTAAAACAGGTCGAATTGATAAAGAAAGTGCAAAAGAACTGATTTATCATGGGATAGACAATGGAATAAATTTTATTGACACTGCATTTCTCTATCACGGAGGTGCAAGTGAATCATTTTTAGGAGAAATCCTGAAAGACGGATACCGGGAAAAGGTGAAGCTCTGCACTAAAATGCCGTCATGGTTTATTAATAAATATGAAGACATGGAAAAATATCTGGAAATACAACTTGAAAAGCTTCAGACTGACTATATTGATTATTATCTAATCCATGCGCTGGGTAAAGACAGTTTCGAAAAACTTAAAGATCTGGGAGTTCTGGAATTTTTAGAAGATGCCCGTGCAAAAGGTAAAATAAAAAATATTGGATTTTCTTTCCATGACAATAGCGAAGTCTTTAAAGAAATTGTAGATGCTTACAACTGGGACGCGTGCTTAATTCAGTACAATTATTTAGATGAAAAAAATCAGGCCGGAATTGAAGGTGTTAAATATGCATACTCCAAGGGAATTGCAGTATTCATTATGGAACCATTAAAAGGAGGTATTCTCGCGGGAGATGTACCTGAAGATGCGCAAAAAATATGGGAAAAAGCTGATATTAAGAGAAGTGCAGCAGAATGGGCTTTGAGATGGGTTTTAAACCATCCAGAAGTTACATGTGTAGTTTCTGGAATGGGGGAATTAGATCAACTTAAAGAGAATATTAAGGTTGCAAAAGACACACTATCAGATTCAATAACTGCAGATGATCTAAAACTCTATGATGAAGTTAAAGGAGTTTATGGAAATCTCATGAAAATTGACTGTACTTCTTGTGGTTACTGTATGCCATGCCCGGTGGGAGTGGATATACCTGAATGTTTCAGCATATATAATTACAAATACATGTTTAAAAAAAGAGGAGCGTCTTTTATGTATTTACAACGTTTTGGAGGCATATTTGGCGGAGATGAATCGCATGCAGGGCTTTGTATTAACTGTGGAAAGTGTGTGAAGATGTGTCCGCAAAAACTAGACATTCCTGAACTTTTAGGGGATGTTTCAGAGGAACTTGAAGGAAGAGGATTTAAATACAAAGTAAAATTTATGGGGAACGTGGCTATGCCTCTTATAAAGCTTTTCTATCACTGA
- a CDS encoding aldo/keto reductase: MIQYNYLDEKNQAGKEGLEYAAEKGLGIIIMEPFRGGNLTKNIPSEVEDIWNQAEIKRTPAEWALRWILNHPEVTCVLSGMNEEEHIKENLRIADEALPNSLKSEELELVEKVRDKYRDLMKIGCTGCQYCMPCPAGVDIARCFEFYDSTYIFGNKRMNQLQYALGLGVFHEGAYASKCIKCGKCEKHCPQDLPIMDLLDDVSGDMEGVLTKVVPPVFKFYLAINGRIMGRKAKKISKDN; this comes from the coding sequence ATGATTCAATATAATTATCTTGATGAAAAAAATCAAGCAGGAAAAGAAGGTTTAGAATATGCAGCAGAGAAAGGACTGGGAATAATAATTATGGAACCATTTAGAGGAGGCAATTTGACAAAAAACATACCCTCGGAAGTGGAAGATATCTGGAATCAAGCGGAAATAAAAAGAACACCTGCAGAATGGGCCTTACGATGGATTTTAAATCATCCAGAAGTTACATGTGTACTTTCAGGGATGAATGAAGAAGAACATATAAAAGAAAATCTTCGAATTGCAGATGAAGCATTACCTAATTCTTTAAAATCAGAAGAATTAGAGTTGGTGGAAAAAGTTAGAGATAAATATAGGGATCTGATGAAAATAGGATGTACCGGATGTCAGTATTGTATGCCCTGCCCTGCAGGAGTAGATATAGCTCGGTGTTTTGAATTCTACGACAGCACATATATCTTTGGAAATAAAAGAATGAACCAATTGCAATATGCTTTGGGTCTAGGAGTTTTCCATGAAGGTGCTTATGCATCTAAGTGTATAAAATGTGGAAAATGTGAAAAACACTGCCCTCAGGATTTACCTATTATGGATCTTTTAGATGATGTATCGGGGGATATGGAAGGTGTTTTAACAAAAGTCGTGCCTCCAGTATTCAAATTTTACCTGGCGATTAATGGAAGAATAATGGGAAGAAAAGCAAAGAAAATAAGTAAAGACAATTAA
- a CDS encoding carboxymuconolactone decarboxylase family protein, translated as MESERYKIGWKKLKEVDGSAGEAVVESLNEIAPDLGQYIIEYEFGDVYSRTGTSLKQKEVAVVAALTAMGNAAPQLKVHINGAINVGCSIEELVEIMIQMSVYCGFPAAINGITVLKEVIYERGIKFNPVSQNSDENRFKTGTKWLEKLEEGHIQELKEKLDSIAPDMVNYIIGHAYGSVYNRKNLEASFRQIATISALTVKGTAQSQLAFHVKAGLSIGLTKEEIIETMILMSVYAGFPAAINGLNVAKNVFKEL; from the coding sequence ATGGAAAGTGAAAGATATAAAATAGGCTGGAAAAAGCTTAAAGAAGTTGATGGTAGTGCAGGAGAGGCAGTAGTAGAAAGTTTGAATGAAATCGCACCAGATTTAGGCCAATACATTATTGAGTACGAGTTTGGCGATGTTTACTCCCGTACAGGGACCTCCCTAAAGCAAAAAGAGGTTGCAGTGGTTGCCGCACTAACTGCAATGGGAAATGCAGCTCCCCAATTAAAAGTTCATATAAATGGGGCCATTAATGTGGGTTGTTCTATTGAAGAACTGGTAGAAATAATGATTCAGATGTCAGTTTACTGTGGATTTCCAGCAGCTATAAATGGAATAACCGTATTAAAAGAAGTGATTTATGAAAGAGGTATTAAATTTAATCCTGTTTCTCAAAATTCAGATGAAAATAGATTTAAAACCGGAACAAAATGGTTAGAAAAATTGGAAGAAGGTCATATTCAGGAATTGAAGGAAAAATTAGATTCAATAGCACCAGATATGGTAAATTATATTATTGGACATGCTTATGGTTCCGTGTACAACAGAAAAAATCTTGAAGCAAGCTTTCGCCAAATTGCAACCATATCTGCACTTACCGTTAAGGGAACGGCCCAGAGCCAATTAGCATTTCATGTAAAAGCAGGATTAAGTATTGGGCTGACAAAAGAAGAAATAATAGAAACTATGATTCTGATGAGCGTTTACGCAGGATTTCCAGCAGCCATAAATGGATTAAATGTAGCCAAAAATGTTTTTAAAGAATTATAA
- a CDS encoding TetR/AcrR family transcriptional regulator, protein MKEKELRILNASLKLFVENGFHGTSTAVIAKSAGVATGTLFHYFKTKEELINRLYLYSKESMVGEIAGHYNSKKSFKENIKYLWISLVDFGIKKPEMFQFILSFHCSPYITSLTKEEIENRLEMALEAYAVGLKKHEIKNVSYELIVDFLWGSIVATVGHIEKYPEKASSNIKEQAFDLFWDGISR, encoded by the coding sequence TTGAAGGAAAAAGAGCTGCGAATTCTGAATGCATCATTAAAACTATTTGTAGAGAATGGATTTCATGGAACATCAACTGCAGTAATTGCAAAATCTGCGGGTGTGGCCACAGGAACATTATTTCACTATTTTAAAACCAAAGAAGAGTTAATCAACAGATTATATCTTTATTCAAAAGAGTCGATGGTAGGTGAAATTGCTGGCCATTACAACAGTAAAAAGTCATTTAAGGAAAATATAAAATATTTATGGATATCCCTGGTTGATTTTGGAATAAAAAAACCAGAAATGTTTCAATTTATTCTTAGTTTTCACTGTTCTCCATATATAACTTCTTTAACCAAAGAAGAGATTGAAAATCGCTTAGAAATGGCCTTAGAAGCATATGCTGTAGGTTTGAAAAAACATGAAATTAAAAATGTTTCTTATGAATTGATTGTGGATTTTTTATGGGGCAGTATCGTGGCTACAGTAGGACATATTGAAAAATATCCAGAAAAAGCAAGTTCTAACATTAAAGAACAGGCTTTTGATCTTTTTTGGGATGGAATTTCGAGGTAA
- a CDS encoding MATE family efflux transporter gives MSSNENPTSDMDQRISTITGDPKKAIRMLSVPMIISMLLIMAYNLADSIWVAGLGPNALAALGFVTPLFMIVMGLGNGLGAGAASLISRCIGAKNKKGADNAATHSIILTIVISVFLTAVLLIFLPSILLAMGVGETLDLAIQYGQVIFGGLIFIIFSSVASGILRAEGDARRPMYAMAATAILNIIIDPIFIYYFGWGVSGAAWATVLSSGLSCIFMIYWLLLKRDTYVSFSRKDFQASWKVVKNILAVGLPASAESFVMSILGIVLNLVLVMTGGAEAVAVYTAGWRVVMMAMIPPIGIGTAAITVSGVAYGSRKYGNLTKTLHYSAKLGVGIALVTSVLTYIFAQNIASIFAYSSQSAFMAPDIAAFLQVMCLFYITVPLGITASSVFQGMGKGITSLILTVLREVVFISFFAYLFAFVLNMGSQGVWWAIVVGGGLGCIVAYLWANYYIKGLKKNY, from the coding sequence ATGAGTTCTAATGAAAATCCCACCAGTGATATGGATCAACGAATCTCCACTATAACTGGAGACCCTAAAAAAGCCATACGTATGCTTTCAGTTCCTATGATTATTTCCATGCTCTTAATCATGGCTTATAATTTAGCAGACAGTATATGGGTAGCTGGTTTAGGGCCTAATGCTCTGGCAGCTCTGGGATTTGTCACCCCACTATTTATGATAGTCATGGGACTGGGTAATGGCCTGGGGGCAGGAGCAGCATCATTAATTTCCCGTTGTATAGGTGCAAAGAATAAAAAAGGTGCAGATAATGCTGCCACACACTCCATAATTCTCACCATAGTGATTTCAGTATTTTTAACTGCAGTTCTCTTAATATTTCTCCCCAGTATTCTTCTGGCCATGGGGGTAGGTGAAACCCTGGATCTGGCCATTCAGTACGGGCAGGTCATATTTGGAGGTTTAATATTCATCATATTTTCCAGTGTAGCATCTGGTATTTTAAGGGCAGAAGGAGATGCAAGAAGACCCATGTATGCCATGGCCGCCACTGCCATCTTAAATATAATTATAGACCCCATATTTATCTATTATTTTGGATGGGGAGTTAGTGGGGCTGCCTGGGCTACGGTTCTCTCCTCTGGCCTCTCCTGTATCTTTATGATCTACTGGTTACTTCTAAAAAGAGATACTTATGTTTCTTTTTCCAGGAAAGATTTCCAAGCAAGCTGGAAAGTAGTAAAAAATATTTTGGCCGTTGGTCTACCCGCCAGTGCCGAGTCATTTGTAATGTCAATTTTAGGCATAGTATTAAATTTAGTCCTGGTCATGACCGGCGGAGCCGAGGCAGTGGCCGTTTATACTGCCGGATGGAGAGTAGTGATGATGGCCATGATTCCACCCATAGGGATTGGAACTGCAGCCATAACTGTTTCTGGAGTAGCATACGGCTCTAGAAAATACGGAAATCTTACTAAAACCCTCCATTACTCAGCCAAATTAGGGGTGGGAATTGCTTTAGTCACAAGTGTCCTCACCTATATCTTTGCTCAAAATATTGCCAGCATATTTGCCTATTCCTCCCAGAGTGCTTTCATGGCCCCAGATATTGCTGCGTTCTTACAGGTGATGTGCCTGTTCTATATAACAGTTCCCCTGGGGATCACTGCCAGTTCAGTTTTCCAAGGTATGGGAAAAGGAATTACTTCACTGATACTTACCGTGCTACGAGAAGTAGTTTTCATTTCATTCTTTGCATATCTATTTGCTTTTGTATTAAATATGGGATCTCAAGGAGTATGGTGGGCAATAGTTGTGGGTGGAGGTTTGGGATGTATTGTGGCCTATCTATGGGCCAATTATTACATCAAAGGCCTTAAAAAGAATTATTAA
- a CDS encoding aldo/keto reductase: MLYREIEKNGDELSVLGFGAMRLPTNNGRADEKRATEQIRYAIDHGVNYIDTAIAYMNEPLVGRALGDGYREKVKIATKLPPWNVNKAEDMENIFKVQLENFNINYIDYYMLHGLNHPGWEKMLKFGALEFLDRLKSEGKIINAGFSFHGDKELFKEIVDAYDGIFA, translated from the coding sequence ATGTTATATCGTGAAATAGAAAAAAATGGTGATGAACTTTCTGTTTTAGGTTTTGGTGCAATGAGATTGCCAACCAATAATGGTAGGGCAGATGAAAAAAGGGCTACAGAACAGATCAGATATGCTATAGATCATGGTGTTAACTACATTGATACGGCCATAGCATACATGAATGAACCATTGGTTGGTAGAGCACTTGGTGATGGATACCGAGAAAAGGTTAAAATTGCAACGAAACTTCCACCGTGGAATGTAAATAAGGCAGAAGACATGGAGAATATTTTTAAAGTCCAGCTGGAGAATTTTAATATCAATTATATTGATTATTACATGTTACACGGCCTTAATCATCCTGGATGGGAAAAAATGCTGAAATTTGGGGCACTGGAATTTCTGGATAGATTAAAATCTGAGGGGAAAATAATCAATGCAGGATTTTCATTCCACGGAGATAAAGAACTTTTTAAAGAAATTGTGGATGCATATGATGGGATTTTTGCATGA
- a CDS encoding TIGR00288 family NYN domain-containing protein has product MERLGSFKEYLPIKTKKAGDKNVGLLVDGPNMLRKEFCLNLDFIKELLEENGSLKVAKVLLNQYASDKLIEAIVNQGFSPMMVAGDVDVQMAVEAYELIYNPNIDILALMTRNAEFMPLINIAKENGKETIVIGAEPGFSIALKNAADSTIVLNGENSCKD; this is encoded by the coding sequence ATGGAAAGATTAGGTTCATTTAAAGAATATTTACCCATTAAAACAAAAAAGGCAGGAGATAAAAATGTGGGCTTGCTGGTTGATGGGCCAAACATGCTCAGAAAAGAATTTTGTCTTAATTTAGACTTTATAAAAGAACTTTTAGAAGAAAATGGTAGTTTAAAAGTAGCTAAAGTTCTTTTAAATCAATATGCGTCTGATAAATTAATTGAAGCCATAGTTAACCAGGGTTTTTCTCCCATGATGGTGGCGGGAGACGTGGATGTTCAAATGGCAGTAGAGGCCTATGAATTGATTTACAACCCCAATATTGACATACTGGCACTTATGACCCGTAATGCCGAGTTTATGCCACTTATTAATATTGCTAAAGAGAATGGTAAAGAAACAATAGTAATCGGGGCCGAACCTGGTTTTAGTATTGCTTTAAAAAACGCTGCAGACAGTACAATTGTTTTAAATGGTGAAAACAGCTGCAAAGATTAA
- a CDS encoding tetratricopeptide repeat protein: MMKVNDVKMYYDQAMAFLGQEEIEKSLVFFDKALEVDEQYSPAWNNKGIALLSLKKYPEALDCFEHVMALNPMDSMVIYNKGYVLLMLERYQESVDTLELFLKRYSQKDDFYKFGLYLQAKGFYNLKNYEYAELLLQKAVKKDKNFKEAQELRGIVLKEKNSAD, from the coding sequence ATGATGAAAGTTAATGATGTAAAAATGTATTATGATCAGGCCATGGCATTTTTAGGACAAGAAGAAATAGAAAAATCGTTGGTATTTTTTGATAAAGCACTTGAAGTGGATGAACAGTATTCTCCAGCCTGGAATAATAAGGGTATAGCTCTTTTAAGTCTTAAAAAGTATCCTGAAGCTTTAGATTGCTTTGAACATGTTATGGCCCTTAATCCTATGGATAGCATGGTAATATATAACAAAGGCTACGTTCTTTTAATGTTAGAAAGATACCAAGAGTCAGTAGATACGCTTGAGCTTTTTTTGAAAAGATATTCACAAAAAGACGATTTCTACAAATTTGGACTCTATCTACAAGCCAAAGGATTTTACAATCTTAAAAACTACGAATATGCGGAATTATTGCTTCAAAAGGCAGTTAAAAAAGATAAAAACTTTAAAGAAGCGCAGGAACTCCGAGGTATTGTTTTAAAAGAAAAGAATTCAGCAGATTAA
- a CDS encoding class I SAM-dependent methyltransferase produces MKKHDNTTPYQSDLYDAHVINTLPYYDSYHQETINLIKSLPSPPEIWMDTGCGTGSLIGKALSEFPDTQFLLLDPSEGMLENARSKLSAQKDRVKFLNPSTTQEFQEKLENKPDVITAIQCHHYLSYEDRINAIEVCYDTLKENGTFITFENIRPLTKKGIGIGKSYWKNFQLEHGKDEEEIDQHLARFDVEYFPITIEDHLAVLRDSGFSTVEVLWYSYLQAGFYCIK; encoded by the coding sequence ATGAAAAAGCACGACAACACCACTCCCTACCAATCCGACCTTTATGATGCTCATGTGATAAATACACTACCATATTATGATTCATATCATCAGGAAACCATTAATTTAATTAAATCACTGCCTTCACCTCCAGAAATATGGATGGATACCGGTTGCGGTACTGGTTCTCTAATTGGAAAAGCCTTAAGTGAATTCCCAGATACTCAATTTTTGCTTCTGGATCCTTCCGAAGGAATGCTGGAGAATGCCAGATCAAAATTATCTGCTCAAAAAGATCGTGTTAAATTTCTTAATCCATCAACAACTCAAGAATTCCAAGAAAAATTAGAAAATAAACCCGATGTGATCACGGCCATTCAATGTCACCATTATTTATCATACGAAGATAGGATAAATGCCATTGAAGTTTGTTATGATACTTTAAAAGAAAATGGAACATTTATAACCTTTGAAAATATTCGGCCACTCACTAAAAAAGGAATAGGGATCGGAAAAAGTTACTGGAAGAACTTCCAATTGGAACATGGAAAAGATGAAGAAGAAATAGATCAGCATTTGGCTAGATTTGATGTTGAATATTTTCCCATAACTATTGAAGACCATCTGGCCGTTTTAAGAGATTCTGGATTTTCCACCGTGGAAGTTTTATGGTATTCCTACCTGCAGGCCGGTTTTTATTGTATAAAATAA
- a CDS encoding GyrI-like domain-containing protein produces MKIEKKTVPEHQVAFIYQIGSYDKIPGCLGAVIEWLVKNGLEPKYPVYGLYYNSPLEVTPDELEWEVGAGFEGKIEEESLKDLDNEEVHLQTISEHQVVSTVFKGPYGEASSVYVDLYEYTIQNNLKIVGPVKEIYLNSPEMASAEELLTEVQFPVI; encoded by the coding sequence ATGAAAATAGAGAAAAAAACAGTTCCAGAGCATCAAGTAGCATTTATTTATCAAATTGGTAGTTATGATAAAATTCCAGGCTGTTTAGGGGCTGTAATTGAATGGCTAGTAAAAAATGGCCTGGAACCAAAGTATCCAGTCTATGGACTATATTATAATTCTCCCTTAGAAGTGACTCCTGATGAATTAGAATGGGAAGTAGGGGCTGGGTTTGAAGGAAAAATAGAGGAAGAAAGTCTAAAAGATTTAGATAATGAAGAAGTTCACTTACAGACAATTTCCGAACATCAAGTAGTTTCCACAGTATTTAAAGGACCATATGGTGAAGCATCATCAGTTTATGTGGATTTATACGAATACACGATCCAGAATAATCTAAAAATAGTGGGCCCCGTCAAAGAAATATATTTAAACAGCCCAGAAATGGCCTCGGCAGAAGAATTGCTAACCGAAGTCCAATTTCCAGTAATTTAA
- a CDS encoding GyrI-like domain-containing protein: MEITEKKFEETTVVYIECKGSYLKIPDYMQELGMWVMDKGLEMTGLVYGTYYNSPEEVPEEELIYEIGFSVAGNIPEDEKIKSKTIAEHMVVAAIHKGPYTHVGPVIHAVAEYAISNGYNIVGPITEIYFNDPNEVDENELLTEVQFPVMKK; this comes from the coding sequence ATGGAGATAACAGAGAAAAAATTTGAAGAAACCACAGTAGTTTATATAGAATGTAAAGGCAGTTATCTAAAAATTCCCGATTACATGCAGGAGTTAGGAATGTGGGTAATGGATAAAGGCCTGGAAATGACTGGCCTAGTATATGGAACTTATTATAACAGTCCAGAAGAAGTTCCTGAAGAAGAATTAATATATGAAATAGGTTTTTCAGTTGCCGGAAATATACCTGAAGATGAAAAAATAAAATCTAAGACAATAGCCGAACATATGGTAGTTGCAGCTATACATAAAGGCCCCTATACCCATGTTGGCCCGGTTATTCACGCAGTAGCAGAATATGCAATTTCCAATGGTTACAATATTGTAGGGCCTATTACTGAGATTTACTTCAATGATCCCAATGAGGTCGATGAAAACGAACTCTTAACTGAGGTTCAGTTTCCGGTAATGAAAAAATAG
- a CDS encoding hotdog fold thioesterase translates to MEQIKKYFQKDKFAKFNGIEILEIKKGWAKVKMDITENHLNGVGIVHGGAIFTLADMAFAAAANSHENISVGINATISYMNAGRGKILLAEAQEVSRNPKLSSYTVRITDEKDDLVAIFQGMAYIKREKIDFL, encoded by the coding sequence ATGGAGCAAATAAAAAAATATTTTCAAAAAGATAAATTTGCCAAGTTTAATGGCATAGAAATCCTGGAAATAAAAAAAGGATGGGCTAAAGTCAAAATGGACATCACAGAAAATCATTTAAATGGTGTGGGAATTGTCCATGGAGGTGCTATTTTCACCTTGGCTGATATGGCCTTTGCTGCTGCGGCCAATTCACATGAGAATATTTCCGTGGGTATAAATGCTACTATATCCTATATGAATGCTGGAAGAGGAAAAATCCTACTGGCAGAGGCCCAAGAAGTTTCCAGAAATCCTAAATTATCATCTTATACGGTTAGGATAACTGATGAAAAAGATGATTTGGTGGCTATTTTCCAGGGAATGGCCTATATAAAACGAGAAAAAATTGATTTTTTATAG